The Deinococcus sp. Leaf326 DNA segment GCCTTCGGTGAGGGCTTCTCCTTACCTGCGGACCCTGGGCGAGCAGTTGGACCAGTGCATTTCCGTCTTCTGGACCGGACCGAAGATCGTCTCACCGAAGATCAACGTGGCCTCCGTCCGGGAAGTCGCGCACGTTCTGCGTCGTCGGCCGCTGCTGTGGGACAACCTGCATGCCAGCGACTACACGTCTCACCGGCTTCACCTGGGCCCCTATGCCGGCCGTCCCCTGGAGTTGCGGCAGGAACTCTGCGGCATCCTCACCAATCCCAATACCCCGTTCGAGGTGAATTTCCCTGGGTTGGCCAGCCTCGCGGATTACGCTACCGCCCGCCCGGGCTGGACGGCCGCCGCTTCGGGCCGCAGAACACTGGAAGCCTGGCTGCCCGAATTCAACTCGGCTGCCCCGGGAGCGGGCGCAGAAGTCACCTTCTCGGATCTTGCCCTGCTGGCGGACGCCCTCTTTCTTCCGCATCGTCTCGGCGCCCGGGCCAGAGCCCTTCTGAACGCTGCGCAGGCCTTCGCGGCGTCCCCACAGGACCCCTCGTTACGCCGGAAAGTCACGTCGGGCAGGGACCGTTTCCGCCGCATCCTGACGGCCCTCGAAGCGGGGCACAACCGGGACCTGCTGTACGACCTCCATCCTTACCTGGTGGATATCCTAGAAGAGCTGAGCCGCCTGCTGGAGACGGCTCAGCACCCGGAGTCGGACCGATACCCCTACCGGGGCGGCCTGGGCGACCGGCTTCTTACGCTGGGCTGGTTACGGAAGGTCTAGCAGGACCCCGTCACTTCGCGGAAGGCGAGCCGAGAAGCGCGTGTCACGGGCGGCAGTGGGCCGGTCCGCTCCTCCGAAGCCGAGCCTGCGCAGCTCCTGCACGTCCTCGTCGTCGATCTGCCCGCGCCCCCGG contains these protein-coding regions:
- a CDS encoding beta-N-acetylglucosaminidase domain-containing protein — translated: MSPALGVLGVIEGFYGRPWTAEQRLRLFGQMAAWGMNMYLYAPKDDLRHRARWREPYPAPEAAALASLAAAARPQALRFVYALAPGIDLRWADLGDQQALVDKIVSVAELGVTDFALLFDDIPPHTDRAAQATEQAQAAHLVLRTLVSLGLEERLLLCPTEYCGEFAVPSVRASPYLRTLGEQLDQCISVFWTGPKIVSPKINVASVREVAHVLRRRPLLWDNLHASDYTSHRLHLGPYAGRPLELRQELCGILTNPNTPFEVNFPGLASLADYATARPGWTAAASGRRTLEAWLPEFNSAAPGAGAEVTFSDLALLADALFLPHRLGARARALLNAAQAFAASPQDPSLRRKVTSGRDRFRRILTALEAGHNRDLLYDLHPYLVDILEELSRLLETAQHPESDRYPYRGGLGDRLLTLGWLRKV